gtttaatatataaacattaggaaaaatattttaaaaataaaacatatcttttgtgatttaaaaatataaattgtaattaaaatatatttctaaaaaattatattttttatttggaattaacttttaaatatacTTTTGTGACAAATGGAAAAATTGGTCACTTATTATTTAATGTCAAGTACTACTTCATTTACATTCTCACACCTTAAACATAAAATAGTTAGTATGTAATATTTCATAGTCCTAAAAGtggaataataatatttaatctcaTTACCATTTTATCCCACTCTTGGCTTTATCCCATCACTACTTATCCGTGTACTAAATAACCcgtaaaagataagttttaatCGTGGTGATGGTTATGCAAGTAGTCTCTGTTATCAACTAAAATTCATGGTCTCACAGAAAGTTTGCTATTAATTAGTTTATTCCCCAAACTCTGTTATACCTTTTGCTTTTGCTTGTCAAATGCATGCTATATACCATTTTCTACAAACATTTGTCGATGCTTACAATGAAGCAACATATGGATAACACAATTAAATTTGTTCAAGCTCTAGCAGGTAATTAACATATGGATGCATATGATTGGCTGCAACAATATTTCCAACTTTTATTATTGGAGGTTTAGGGTTCAACTACACAATACATTTCACTTCTCAGATTGAGATACTATTTGGAACACCCTTTCCCGTAACTCCAGGCTCTGAATATGGCTTCAGAAGCTCATACGGCACAATCCCAGCTCCGCATCTATTCTTTAAGTTCGCATCCGCATTCCTAGCATCAATCGCTCCTTCAATCTTTATTAGTTCCCCATGAAACTGCTCAAATGCTGCCTTTATCACCGGATTTTCTGCCCATGCGTCCTCTAGGTGCCCTCCTATATACTCCTCATCCGGAGAATGATTCGATAACACATCCAAGATGGCCATAATTCTCGTAGCCTGAATTTGAGTAGGTAGGCATTCCAAGAGGGTAAGTTCAGGCTTCTTAATGAAAGTGTTCCAACTTTCATCGGTCGGATCTTCAGTTGGCATTTTGTTTCTCGCAATAGCTGGCCGATTTGGGAAATAGCCCGCATATGCATATTGGCCGAAGTTGACAGCTGAATGATGACCGGAGGTTACCCATATAATAGTGGTGAGAATTCCTATTAGATCCTGGGGGGTGTTGAGCATTGGCCACCATGGTTCGTCCTTTTTGTCCCCGTGCCCTACTGTTCGAATTTCAGTCCACCATGCTTGAAGCTCTTCGTCACCCTCTACAACACTTGCATCTGGGTAGTAGTGTTGTACATATTGCCTTACCCATTCTTTGATTGCATCCCATAGAAGCAGACCATCATTTGCAAACGGATAGTCCTCAATTGTTAGCTTCAGACCATGTGGAGAATTTGGATCCTCCACTGCCATTCCCCTaacaaaattgaacaaaaattaAGCTATAATTATTAGCTAGGGtcatatatatgaaaatgaaggaaaatgacaTCCTCAGTTGGTACCTGCTAATTAAATCAGCTGGGAGAGCTTGGAGATCGAAGCGCCACTGCTGGTCATAGGCAGCAGAGCTGAGCTCCATAGAGTATTTAGCAGGTGCAAATCCGGATTCAATAATTCCGTTGGCATTAATAAGGGCTTCACGAGCTAACGCATTGATCTCTATCGTGTATCGGAAATGAGGGTGTAATAACCTATAAATTGGGTGCATGGCGCTGAGTTGCCTGTTACTAGCTATTATGTAAGGTTCTGTGGCGCAGTGAGTTCTTAGCCTGCAAATGAAACAAAGCAAGTGGCGTGTCGTAATTtgatttagaaataaatatatatatatatatatatatttattggagTTAAAAAGGATAAATTAAGCACTCACCAGTGACTAACTAGCTGGTGATACCCAGAGTCATGAGCAAGGACATGAACCTTGGCTAGCTTCCAAAGCCAGTGTCCAGTGGCATTCCAGGTGGGCGTGAACACTTGCTTCCATTGAGGCTTACTATCTATCGGTGGTCGAGTTAACTCAATGGCTAATGGCCTCAATGTGCCATCATGTGTGAGGAAAAATAATGTCCTTGATCCATATAGTGTTGTCCCTTCCTCTTCTCTTACCTTGTTCACGTAGGGTAAGAGCAAGTCATGATAGTCCAGTATAAACAACTTCTTCTCTTTTATGGCCTACACATGTCCCCaattctttttaagatttttgtaCAAAACATtggtataaaaaataacatgaaacaTTTGAATACTAATTAATGAGAAGTATAATTCTAAAGGTTTATATAGTAAGTACCTCTTCAACTGTCATGTAGCCTTTGATCTCTCTCTCGACCAACTCCGTGGTGATAGCAGATTCGACAGGGCCATAAACTTTGGGGTCAAGTTTGCTCTTTAGAGGCCATTCCTACATTTCAATTGGTTAATAACTAAAAGAAAATCTGGTGAATTAAAGTGTTGTTGAAACTTACCGCAACCAATTGAATGCTACACGGATTTAGACCTGACAGAGTCTGACGAGCAAATGCCTCATCCCGAATCCAAGCAAACTGGTCTCCTGCCATCTCGTAAACATTAATCCTGTAagactttaatattttacaggATTAtggtttataattattattattgctatGGTAATTGACAACGATGattatatacctatatatatatatatagagagagagagagagagagagagagagagtcttacTCTCCATGAATTGGGGAGTCTCAAAGCGTAACAAACCACCCTTGGCTTCATTGATAAAGCTAACAAGCCTGGGTAGGATATCTCTCAAAATGCCATGTTTGGAAGGAGGCAAGTGAATCCCTTCATTGAACAATGAATCTATCGCACTGAAGTGTGCGAAGCCGAGCTTCGAGTCAACAATTGCCATGCTCAAGGATGGCAAAAGTGCATGAAGCAACGAGTATACGGTCTTGGCTGAGAATGTTAGCTCTTTTACCTCTGAAAATGCCTCATCCCTCGGCACGTAAAATGATCCGCTCCTCTTCTCCGACAACGGATCTGCATTCAAATTAATAACTAATAGACTCTAACAAATTAAATGGAAGACTGGATAATTAAAATGCACTACGTGCGTACGTAATTAATGAATTCTCATTCTAGCTTTTACCTACCTGTCTTGCAACGCGGTCGACCCGTCCTGCATCGTCTTGGGTAGGGATGGTCTTTGCCACCAAGTGGGGGTCGTTTGAGTTTCAGATCGCTATCAGGATCGCCAAGATCATTGTACACATCATAATCGTAAATCCTGTTGTGTTTCTTTCGTTCTCCTTCCCCATTGCCTCGAATATATGCCAGTTCTTCCTTTCTCAGCTTCTTTAACGCGCTTGGAGTCTGAGAAGGCAAGTATGACTGCACATACATACAATCACCAAAATGAGTTAATTACTAAATCTTCTAACATATCAACAAAGTTACACCTAACATTCATAGTAGAAAATTCATATATAGAATAACAATACCTAAATTAGTGTAGGAAAACATTTATGTGTCAGAATGAATTGTGAACTCAAGAGATTCAAGGTAAGAGCAACTCCAAAAGGGAGTTGTCATTTTGGGGTGCCAAATCACCTATTTGTAACTTTGAACAGTGTTTGACACCTCTAAATTATACATATGCTCCAATGGAGGTGCCAAAATAAGGgtgtcattttaatattttttattctaacaattaactaaaataaaaatatttatttttatatataattgataattgattaacttcaataaaaataattatatatatataattgattatatacCCTGCGAATCCAGAAACTTCCTTCCCCTTCTACGCCTCTCTCTCTTGCCTTCTTCCTTCGATGGCGGCACCCCTCCTTGCCCTCACGGCTTGCTTTCGCCCTTGCTCGATCAGTCCTCTCCAGTCGCCGCTTCACCCTCGTCGGCTCTTCCCTCAATCGCTCGCCTCGCTGTCGATTGCTGCCTCTCTCAACTCTTCTCGATCCGTCACTCGCTAGCATTGCcgcctcaccctcgccctcgccctcgccctcgctaaCTCACCCCTCTAGCCCTCCATCGATTGTTGCCTCTCTAGCTCTCTCTGGCTCCATCTCTCGCCTCGCCTTAAAATCACTATTTTAggtaatatatgtatttatagaaGTACAAATATAGCCGTTGGATTTTACTGTTGGAGTTtgcatctctctctttttctctctccaaagGTTGAAAAAATGGCACCATAAGAAGGTTGTTGCCACTTTGCAACCCCATATGCCACCCCCGTTGGAGTGGTTGATTTTTAATCCGAGTGTCATTCCAACGAGGTAAATTAAAGAGTTCACTAATTTGGGTGctattttgtaacaccccagCTTCCCGGGAgcgttacgtaacgtaagattctggggatataaattttttttccaaataaacaacagaaacccaacacaaatacctttccccgaagatcccgttacaccttctcagtatatcaattatgaactatcaataaactaagacaggttcaccaattcaaatgcggaagccagatcgaaaccttaacaggtcataactgaaaccactttatttataatataaagttgcaccaacgtttacatgacgttttcaaaataaacaacataactaaaaggacataatataaaacatcctcTATCGCCGTCATCCCTTcgcaattccttttcctttcgcACTGCTGCCTttacctagaacgtttgaatattctagggacatagtccaaattagatgctgaatcatctaggtgagagttcaaaatcacatttttcattaatgaatgcaaaatatgaaataaaccaatacacccggtaagccctagtccaagagaatcccacgtgcttaaccctaccacgggaaaagagcaatctctctaaaagctatgcgaccataccgactcgacgacatgacgacgcgacgcgattctagcttaaatggggctgccaatgcatctcaccagaatacgttcccaccttaagcatccaggaaccaccatacaatcccaactcccaaaatttcacatggaccacctagtcatcctagtgtaGCTTCCCTAGCCAAACagcctggcacgaaaatcaaggcgaCTATCCTAACATgctcaccagcatcagatacccctattattccgtcacgcccttggagaattacggctacactatcaagacaacatcctaggctgacatcccacatgaataacacagtatggaccacctagtcgtcctagtgcaacttctctGACCAAACGGTCCAGCACGGAAACCAATGCaactatcctgacatgcacaccagcatcagatacccctattattccgtcacgcccttagaGAATTCTGGCTatactatccaaacaacatcttaggctgacattccatacgtacacacaaaactcaagacagtgccacatttcacaattcaatgcatcatataaacaacattttataaaatgcaatgcagcAGTTCAAAATGtttagggatgaacctccctcataaaaaccAACAGTCACCGattaccatttcaatgcacaacaccattttgcatgaaatcacactCATGTTTAGATAGAACAAGtataataaattaagttttgggggcgaagcactcaccttgaacgaaactcagaacactttgaatcttgtgcccaacctcaattttcgtgcaactcctcaagtcttttaaccaaaccacctccttacacgtcctcacgcgctgcccaagtgctctgcgtgtgtgatgcttcgcgtatgcttaaaaagccctctatccactaaacccgaagcactcttgtctagcatgaacttctcacaattttgaatgagaaacctttggccatgaacccctatttataggttttgaaacttagccaccaaaaaacatatattctgcaatcatttcaaatcttccaaaatcttttacaatcatttcaaatcttctaaagatcttctacaatcattgtaaatcttccaagatattctgcaatcattctaaatcttccaagatattatataatcattacctgcaatcattccaaatcttctaagattttatataattatgtccaaatcttttaagattttatacaatcattgttatccgaatcaaatcttattcaaatcaaatctttatccaaatcaaatcatatccaacaaaatcttatccaaatcttatattatccaatcaaatcttatcaaatcttgtccaaatcttatccttaaagtcatcatgaggcttcatcttatctctaacgtcatcatgaggcttcatcttatctctaatgtcatcatgacacctcatccttatctctaaagtcatttatgaggattttcttaaatctcccaaatgcccctagtaaaaaggtttcaataattacactttggcccgaacttttgggtaattgcactttgacccttttcaacatggtctcggactaatttttaattacattttagtcCTTGAAGAATGggttaattacgctaatacccctgatttttaggtaaattacacttttacctgaacctcaaaaattacgattttgcccctggctcaaaaattgaacttttgtctccaaacatccacaatcccttaaaatatcatatttcttcAAGTATACGAATCTAAAAacctcgagtattacatcccttacgatcattcgattttcttaACCTGGTTGATAGCTGTACTggaaactgttcccgatctaacttcttttgatgcctaaaatcataactcgtattactcgtcATTACCAAACTATTTCCTTAaaaatctagggtccagggtactccatctgactaattcggtcgtccaaagctacattagtgtaccctatagtctcatttttccGTAAATTCCATTTATatccttcatcaaatattatttataacctcaaactattctcgggtattacatattTGTTGTTCTacttttgtatattagttttgatgatgaaaaatatctattggcttaatccctaagtcatgagtcaaggtttttgttttcaacatatatcaatttcagtatcaagtattattttgttcaaatgaaaaccaaattaatttcattcttatacagatggagatttgcaaaaacaagtattaagatttaaaagaatatcctaaagtgattttcaaaaatagccttgaaatcgttggtcaaaataaaactaaaattgttctaaggcaaaagactaactagaacatatttttgaaaatattttcattttgaaaaactatctcccggtatttcgatagctaatatccattggtattaaaattatttttaataaatttttaaagaaatagaaagtatatattttggaggtggtaatattgttaaatcttgagtttgtactaaaaccaaaattctactttcttattgttatgaattttgattttttggatatgattattgaatccaaataagggGTACttgcttatttacatttatgtattaaagtaaatagaatgtaaaatataaataaaagaaaatatggagatttactttgaaaaggtaaaatataactaaagaaatgtaaataggttgtaatgtatacatgctatggattgtgctttcaagtaaatccttctgaaaatctgtcatgtttctgtgcaatgttttgaaacctcatttgaaaaggttttcaatgcTTTCTAAgtgtgtatgctatttcgaaacatctatgtaatacatatgttttgaaatcagGTTTTGGACTACGTTTTGAAACCTCcattctatatttcgaaacctctgaAATTTCTATCAGCAGATTAGTTAAAAATTGAGATGCATGTGTGCtgcaattttgtatttatcaaaatcatttgt
This genomic stretch from Diospyros lotus cultivar Yz01 chromosome 1, ASM1463336v1, whole genome shotgun sequence harbors:
- the LOC127805008 gene encoding linoleate 13S-lipoxygenase 2-1, chloroplastic-like, coding for MLTSPPVLRAETGVQTLAPCWKLFLSGNDGASPAIWMKPTIILCGRNKWSSRGVRTRSVKAMVASTATEQQGAATVKAEVTVIVTVGGILSNLTLSRGVDDVTDLLGKSFLLEIISAELDPSTGLEKEAVEVYAHRKSQNKGEVKYECEFEIPEDFGEVGGVLVENEHHKEMFLKDMTFHGDGCPHGPVTLTCNSWLASKFDCPRKRVFFTNKSYLPSQTPSALKKLRKEELAYIRGNGEGERKKHNRIYDYDVYNDLGDPDSDLKLKRPPLGGKDHPYPRRCRTGRPRCKTDPLSEKRSGSFYVPRDEAFSEVKELTFSAKTVYSLLHALLPSLSMAIVDSKLGFAHFSAIDSLFNEGIHLPPSKHGILRDILPRLVSFINEAKGGLLRFETPQFMERDQFAWIRDEAFARQTLSGLNPCSIQLVAEWPLKSKLDPKVYGPVESAITTELVEREIKGYMTVEEAIKEKKLFILDYHDLLLPYVNKVREEEGTTLYGSRTLFFLTHDGTLRPLAIELTRPPIDSKPQWKQVFTPTWNATGHWLWKLAKVHVLAHDSGYHQLVSHWLRTHCATEPYIIASNRQLSAMHPIYRLLHPHFRYTIEINALAREALINANGIIESGFAPAKYSMELSSAAYDQQWRFDLQALPADLISRGMAVEDPNSPHGLKLTIEDYPFANDGLLLWDAIKEWVRQYVQHYYPDASVVEGDEELQAWWTEIRTVGHGDKKDEPWWPMLNTPQDLIGILTTIIWVTSGHHSAVNFGQYAYAGYFPNRPAIARNKMPTEDPTDESWNTFIKKPELTLLECLPTQIQATRIMAILDVLSNHSPDEEYIGGHLEDAWAENPVIKAAFEQFHGELIKIEGAIDARNADANLKNRCGAGIVPYELLKPYSEPGVTGKGVPNSISI